A single region of the Enterococcus mundtii genome encodes:
- a CDS encoding PRD domain-containing protein translates to MWEKKEISASFFYEGEPTPYTVYPPESIHQMFLDKLGERLGKYEIGTGVMVTGFYYCLYITMIRNKNGHIISLPRRIKEIDFSNETDFLLMSELIPLIKKEYGISIHQDEIIWLFLIIISKRTIDHIEQETVFLEKYNQWPEIDPVIESYFQLFNIDRKTNPILSTFLSAFFLGRKINNEMAPILNKLLNEEIIIIKGLYGLAYEKNRQFIQKNQPLLSFSEKYLEDIIASLTMYTEILFSYYSPKKTVLFLLEGNHLLVQLIKVQANQLLSKQYHVLFVPLHELTEERLNVEHVDLIVTNYRPYLLDYQLNKDYLLINRVPNRNDWVNIFTQLNPLLNSML, encoded by the coding sequence TTGTGGGAAAAGAAGGAAATATCCGCAAGTTTTTTTTATGAAGGAGAACCAACACCGTATACGGTCTATCCCCCGGAAAGTATCCACCAAATGTTTTTGGATAAGTTAGGTGAGCGTCTTGGTAAGTATGAGATAGGTACAGGGGTCATGGTCACAGGATTTTATTACTGTTTGTATATCACGATGATCAGAAACAAGAATGGGCATATCATCTCTTTACCTCGTAGGATAAAAGAGATCGATTTTAGCAATGAGACAGATTTTTTATTGATGTCCGAATTGATTCCACTGATCAAAAAGGAGTATGGTATTTCGATCCATCAAGATGAAATCATTTGGCTTTTTTTGATCATAATTAGCAAACGAACAATTGATCATATCGAGCAAGAGACTGTCTTTTTGGAGAAGTATAATCAGTGGCCTGAAATAGATCCAGTGATTGAATCTTACTTCCAATTATTCAACATCGACCGTAAGACTAATCCTATATTATCCACCTTTCTTTCTGCCTTTTTTCTGGGGAGGAAAATCAATAATGAAATGGCACCAATACTGAATAAATTATTAAATGAAGAAATTATTATCATCAAAGGTCTCTATGGTTTAGCCTATGAGAAAAATCGACAATTTATTCAAAAAAATCAACCATTGCTGTCTTTCTCAGAGAAATATTTAGAAGATATCATAGCAAGTTTAACGATGTATACAGAAATCTTGTTCTCTTATTATTCACCTAAGAAAACAGTGTTGTTTCTTTTGGAAGGTAATCATTTACTCGTTCAGTTGATCAAAGTCCAAGCCAATCAACTGTTGTCGAAGCAGTATCATGTGCTGTTTGTTCCGTTACATGAATTGACAGAAGAACGTTTGAACGTTGAGCATGTTGATTTGATCGTAACGAATTATCGTCCTTATTTATTGGATTACCAGTTGAACAAGGACTATTTGTTGATCAATCGAGTCCCTAATAGAAATGATTGGGTCAACATTTTTACTCAGTTGAATCCTTTACTCAATAGTATGCTGTAA
- a CDS encoding LPXTG cell wall anchor domain-containing protein: MNRKKKYILSLSMLLIQCYAPLVVYGTEVRSVETEGTVGFTGMYEMPGDPVPAPEVEIKPDFPKEIAQQPSEERDASHRRLPKTNAQQMSSWIILGVFLVIVTLSFWFWKYKKKKQS; the protein is encoded by the coding sequence ATGAATCGTAAAAAAAAATACATACTAAGCCTGAGTATGTTACTTATTCAATGTTATGCACCCTTGGTTGTATACGGGACAGAGGTTCGATCGGTTGAAACAGAGGGGACAGTCGGTTTTACAGGCATGTATGAAATGCCTGGAGATCCAGTACCAGCTCCAGAAGTTGAAATCAAACCAGATTTCCCGAAAGAAATCGCTCAACAACCGTCAGAGGAGAGAGATGCCAGTCACAGAAGATTGCCAAAAACGAATGCACAACAAATGAGTAGTTGGATAATTTTAGGGGTTTTTCTTGTGATAGTGACACTTAGTTTTTGGTTTTGGAAATACAAAAAGAAAAAACAATCATAG
- a CDS encoding WxL domain-containing protein: MKLVRLATIAALSSTVFAGGMTVFAEDGSTNTSKEVRNVTTNGTIEFTPNEDEELVVVPPVKEPDVEIEPEVPGTTGPLSIMKAVTMDFGSQVISNQDRTYNMVAEKQQKKGTTGEENKVPYVSFAQVQDVRGTNAGWNLQVRMTDFKATNTTNDTLLGAEISLLDPRIQYEGSTPGNAPVAHPAGMKLIPNASAVSVMTAEKDKGAGVSSVVWGNQADLDAQEMNDEVEVVTNNAIQLFVPGSTAKDATQYKSTLTWELSNTPDVSGVN, encoded by the coding sequence ATGAAATTAGTTAGATTAGCAACAATTGCAGCCTTATCATCAACAGTTTTTGCCGGAGGTATGACTGTATTTGCAGAAGATGGTTCCACAAACACATCAAAAGAAGTGCGTAATGTAACAACTAATGGAACGATTGAATTTACACCAAATGAAGATGAAGAGCTAGTCGTTGTTCCGCCAGTAAAAGAACCAGATGTCGAGATTGAGCCTGAAGTGCCAGGAACAACTGGACCTTTATCGATCATGAAAGCTGTCACAATGGATTTCGGTTCACAAGTCATTTCAAATCAAGATCGAACATACAATATGGTTGCAGAAAAACAACAAAAAAAGGGGACAACTGGTGAAGAAAACAAAGTTCCGTATGTCAGTTTTGCGCAAGTACAAGATGTCCGTGGAACGAATGCTGGTTGGAATCTGCAAGTACGCATGACCGACTTTAAAGCAACGAATACAACAAATGATACATTGCTCGGTGCAGAAATTTCATTGTTGGATCCAAGAATCCAGTATGAAGGAAGCACGCCTGGTAATGCGCCAGTAGCTCATCCAGCTGGAATGAAATTAATACCAAATGCTTCTGCGGTATCCGTGATGACAGCAGAAAAAGATAAAGGTGCAGGGGTATCTTCAGTTGTTTGGGGAAACCAAGCAGACCTAGATGCACAAGAGATGAACGATGAAGTTGAAGTAGTAACAAATAATGCGATCCAATTGTTTGTTCCTGGTTCTACAGCAAAAGACGCGACACAATATAAATCAACATTGACTTGGGAATTATCCAATACACCTGATGTTAGTGGTGTAAATTAA
- a CDS encoding WxL domain-containing protein, whose protein sequence is MPSRLRRTMLFLGTTILVIQTVTIPLGMVYAETTMDNVEHEPMERPAIQNSLKELSSNPNFFFSQSQLQGTIKVPLQVTFFSDQEVSEARVILPEEATLIQDQLSAGISIEQGEQPHEWIVHSKHAQNTFVLPLVFDKIGNYELSVEETTTQLKISEPEAISDELPAEESDSPDDELGGQKESKEGEYIIEENQEDDQTSEEVDEPKEEAPQDQQTKEKEPFVSVSTWEEFQKAISNDDVQKIILENDIVRNAGSAGTINRNIEIDGQGWSIDFANNTAGFTLGAVSVETTITLKNITITKPGTTAIFTGTAANSQRWTLNFENVHTGSGNVSGLVNAPNAKAGYIGGENTYRSTMNGRDDAVFRVNKFFARNGSKVSMDLQAKLAQISGVLPVVQITDEDTTVSINTTSTSSGRNGGVIRFDSNESLIEVNNGASLKIEAPQTSALLYDTATNSRILVDNGSKMELYSSRLDGNDATVRFYGAASRGSRFDIDNNSTVIIEAEEGAAPAVRFRADGQFFVKGNSKLQMYNGGNGSPNNSANQGIEFANDGGVFDLSGVGTEVNIVSDFGPAIGGNSSMEINVREGTSFTAIGRSSTASGAIFNGSISNITIDNPLFFDFKNTRPNGGNIYSVSASSIFDLKNSNFAAWTNGSNFDLEAEKYWNMIDFELTGSNFNTIRQTSDPESFNTSTFGPAGMTAYSRISANNARAVVDELRVPTNADKSIFGHVSIPEGSDYRSAFEGEVELEIEIERLTGEKETHRAVTKVDSIYGEADREGIFEVKLPELLNEGDRISVLSAFRGVGEVGVPSLPDDIKIDSVVVFPIIPPKPAEFPVNIIGKTATHVQGYVENKEVEITATHNGQIFDTSDVTVDDEGNFILNLSDLTLKEDDEIQVFLRDAEGSAEAAGVINPPETNNARGNINPAADLTFHDVTFEPATTLIVEDVGPFSPVDPLDPELEVEPENKPELPEDQGQLSIDFISSFNFGSQAISVHEQTYYAQPQRLLNEDGTVNEIQERPNFIQISDRRPDNERSGWQLSVTQNGQFSNQNGHELIGSEIQLLNQELVTAQGGTAPALKEETGQKIIPNTKRILLQADEKSGTGTWIYRFGNAETADKSVGLYVPKGTNPEAKEYSTTLTWELSSVPENQ, encoded by the coding sequence ATGCCCTCAAGATTAAGAAGAACGATGCTTTTTTTAGGGACGACAATTTTAGTGATACAAACAGTAACTATACCGTTAGGCATGGTCTACGCAGAAACCACGATGGACAATGTGGAACATGAGCCAATGGAACGTCCTGCTATCCAAAACTCCTTAAAAGAACTATCCAGTAATCCTAACTTTTTCTTTTCTCAATCTCAATTGCAAGGAACGATAAAAGTTCCGCTACAAGTGACGTTCTTTTCTGATCAAGAAGTGTCAGAGGCACGAGTGATCTTACCAGAAGAAGCAACGCTTATCCAAGACCAATTGTCGGCAGGGATTTCAATCGAACAAGGAGAGCAGCCTCATGAATGGATCGTTCACTCAAAACATGCGCAAAATACGTTTGTTCTTCCTTTGGTATTTGACAAGATAGGAAACTATGAACTGTCTGTGGAAGAAACGACGACTCAGCTAAAAATCAGTGAGCCAGAAGCAATCAGTGATGAACTTCCAGCTGAAGAAAGTGACTCCCCTGATGATGAGCTAGGCGGACAAAAGGAATCAAAAGAGGGAGAATATATAATAGAAGAAAATCAAGAGGATGATCAGACATCCGAAGAAGTAGATGAGCCTAAGGAAGAAGCTCCGCAGGATCAACAAACAAAGGAGAAAGAGCCTTTCGTAAGTGTTTCTACATGGGAAGAATTTCAAAAAGCCATAAGTAACGATGATGTACAAAAAATTATTTTGGAAAACGACATAGTCAGAAACGCTGGATCGGCAGGAACGATCAACAGAAATATCGAAATTGACGGACAAGGATGGTCGATAGATTTTGCTAATAATACTGCTGGATTCACACTTGGAGCAGTGAGCGTAGAGACGACAATTACTTTAAAAAATATAACAATAACAAAACCAGGAACTACAGCAATTTTTACAGGTACAGCAGCCAACAGTCAAAGATGGACATTAAATTTTGAAAATGTTCATACGGGAAGTGGGAATGTATCTGGTTTAGTTAATGCACCGAATGCAAAGGCAGGATATATAGGTGGCGAAAATACTTATAGGTCGACTATGAATGGGCGTGATGATGCTGTCTTCCGAGTCAATAAATTTTTTGCTCGAAATGGAAGTAAAGTAAGTATGGACCTGCAAGCAAAGTTAGCACAAATTTCAGGCGTATTACCGGTAGTTCAAATTACGGATGAAGACACTACAGTTTCTATTAATACAACTTCAACAAGCTCGGGTAGAAACGGAGGGGTTATTAGATTTGATTCAAATGAATCGCTTATTGAGGTTAACAATGGAGCATCTTTGAAAATAGAAGCCCCTCAAACTAGTGCGCTTCTTTATGATACTGCTACGAATTCAAGAATTTTGGTAGACAATGGCTCTAAAATGGAACTTTACTCTTCTCGTCTTGATGGAAATGATGCAACAGTTAGATTTTATGGGGCTGCAAGCCGAGGTTCTCGATTTGATATAGATAATAATAGTACTGTTATTATTGAGGCTGAAGAAGGAGCTGCTCCGGCAGTAAGATTTCGTGCGGATGGTCAATTCTTTGTAAAAGGAAATAGTAAATTACAAATGTACAATGGTGGAAACGGATCACCTAATAATTCGGCGAATCAAGGTATAGAATTTGCTAATGATGGTGGAGTTTTTGATTTGAGTGGCGTGGGAACAGAAGTAAATATTGTCTCTGATTTTGGACCTGCTATTGGTGGAAACAGTTCGATGGAAATCAATGTTAGGGAAGGAACTAGTTTTACAGCAATTGGAAGATCGAGCACTGCATCAGGTGCAATATTTAATGGTTCAATTAGTAATATAACTATTGATAATCCACTTTTTTTTGATTTTAAAAATACACGTCCAAACGGAGGCAATATATATAGTGTATCGGCATCCTCTATATTTGATTTGAAAAATTCTAATTTTGCAGCATGGACTAATGGTTCTAATTTTGATCTTGAAGCAGAAAAGTATTGGAATATGATTGATTTTGAATTAACGGGAAGCAATTTTAATACTATTAGACAGACTAGCGATCCGGAATCATTTAATACAAGTACTTTTGGACCAGCTGGAATGACTGCATATAGTAGAATTAGTGCAAATAACGCACGTGCTGTTGTAGATGAATTAAGAGTTCCTACCAATGCAGATAAGTCTATTTTTGGTCATGTAAGTATTCCGGAAGGGAGTGACTATAGATCAGCGTTTGAAGGCGAGGTAGAACTAGAGATAGAAATTGAACGACTTACTGGAGAAAAAGAAACACATAGAGCAGTTACTAAAGTAGATAGTATCTATGGTGAAGCAGATAGAGAGGGAATATTTGAAGTAAAATTACCGGAACTTTTAAATGAGGGAGATCGGATTAGCGTTCTATCTGCTTTTCGCGGTGTTGGTGAAGTTGGAGTTCCCAGTTTGCCGGACGATATCAAAATAGATAGTGTTGTCGTCTTTCCAATTATCCCACCAAAACCAGCGGAGTTCCCTGTGAATATCATCGGAAAAACAGCAACACATGTTCAGGGATATGTTGAAAACAAAGAGGTTGAAATAACCGCAACTCATAATGGACAAATCTTTGACACTTCTGATGTAACGGTAGACGACGAGGGTAACTTTATCCTGAATTTATCTGACTTAACTTTAAAAGAAGACGATGAGATTCAGGTCTTTCTAAGAGATGCGGAAGGCTCGGCAGAAGCCGCAGGTGTGATCAATCCGCCAGAAACAAATAACGCACGTGGAAATATTAACCCAGCCGCTGACTTAACATTTCACGATGTAACTTTTGAACCGGCTACGACATTAATCGTTGAGGATGTAGGACCTTTCTCACCGGTAGATCCTTTGGATCCAGAATTAGAAGTGGAACCTGAAAATAAACCAGAATTGCCAGAAGATCAAGGGCAACTAAGCATTGACTTTATTTCGTCCTTCAATTTTGGCTCACAAGCTATTTCTGTTCATGAACAAACCTATTATGCCCAACCTCAACGTTTACTGAACGAAGATGGCACGGTCAATGAAATACAAGAACGACCAAACTTTATCCAAATCAGTGATCGTCGACCGGACAATGAGCGAAGTGGTTGGCAATTATCGGTTACCCAGAATGGACAATTCAGTAATCAAAATGGTCATGAATTGATTGGTTCTGAGATCCAGTTACTCAATCAAGAACTAGTGACAGCTCAAGGCGGAACAGCGCCTGCGCTAAAAGAAGAAACTGGCCAAAAAATCATACCAAATACTAAAAGAATCTTATTACAAGCAGATGAAAAATCTGGAACAGGAACCTGGATCTATCGTTTTGGTAATGCAGAGACAGCTGATAAAAGTGTTGGTTTGTATGTACCGAAAGGAACGAATCCAGAAGCCAAAGAATATTCAACGACACTTACTTGGGAATTGAGTAGTGTTCCAGAAAATCAATAA
- a CDS encoding NADH:flavin oxidoreductase/NADH oxidase family protein: MLLSEITLPNQTILKNRIVKSAMSETLADKENNPTEKHIHLYHRWAQGGSGLLISGNVMVDRDHLGEPGNVVIDENTDKSILKAWAKAGTENHTKFILQINHPGKQSPKTMNSQPVAPTAQPIGEELQGFFNPPRELTTKEIKTLVEQFVTVGKIAEESGFSGVQIHGAHGYLINQFLSPADNQRTDQYGGSLENRMRFLLEIYQGLREATTPEFIVGLKLNSTDFTAQGFSEEDSRQVILRMAELGIDFVEISGGNYEKTKFMEVGEGAFFLDFAKDIQQQVTTPIILTGGLTQPETMEEVIIKEKIAMVGLARALAMNPELPNQLAEGHAQSIQLPRLTTHLKNLDKKAGSIINLSYYEQQMNRLATGKEAKFTTNAWSPLLDAMFRHGLKILKPRRR; the protein is encoded by the coding sequence ATGCTATTATCAGAAATCACTTTACCAAATCAAACAATCTTAAAAAATCGAATCGTCAAATCTGCAATGAGTGAAACACTTGCCGACAAAGAAAATAACCCAACTGAAAAACATATTCATCTTTATCACCGTTGGGCTCAAGGCGGTAGTGGACTTTTAATTTCAGGAAATGTCATGGTCGATCGTGATCATTTAGGTGAACCTGGAAATGTTGTTATAGATGAAAATACAGATAAATCAATTTTAAAAGCCTGGGCCAAAGCTGGAACAGAAAACCATACAAAATTTATTTTACAAATCAATCATCCCGGCAAACAGTCACCCAAAACAATGAACTCACAACCGGTTGCCCCTACTGCTCAACCGATAGGTGAAGAACTTCAAGGATTTTTTAATCCTCCAAGAGAACTAACTACTAAAGAGATCAAAACACTGGTGGAACAATTTGTCACAGTTGGTAAAATAGCGGAAGAATCTGGTTTTTCTGGGGTACAGATCCATGGTGCACACGGCTATCTCATCAACCAATTTCTTTCTCCAGCAGATAATCAGCGAACCGACCAATACGGTGGTTCTTTGGAAAATCGGATGCGTTTCCTTCTTGAGATCTACCAAGGGCTAAGAGAAGCCACTACACCGGAATTTATTGTTGGTTTAAAACTTAATTCCACAGATTTTACTGCTCAAGGGTTTAGTGAAGAAGACTCGCGTCAAGTTATTTTAAGAATGGCGGAACTAGGGATCGATTTTGTTGAGATTTCTGGTGGTAATTACGAAAAAACAAAATTCATGGAGGTTGGGGAAGGGGCATTTTTCCTTGATTTTGCTAAAGATATCCAACAGCAAGTGACAACCCCAATCATTCTAACTGGTGGACTGACACAACCAGAAACAATGGAAGAAGTAATCATTAAAGAAAAAATTGCGATGGTTGGACTAGCACGAGCACTAGCAATGAATCCAGAGTTGCCAAATCAACTAGCAGAAGGACATGCTCAATCCATTCAGTTACCACGTCTAACGACACATCTGAAAAATCTCGACAAAAAAGCTGGGAGCATTATTAATCTTTCTTATTATGAACAACAAATGAATCGCTTAGCGACTGGTAAAGAAGCTAAATTTACAACCAACGCTTGGTCACCGCTTCTTGATGCAATGTTTAGACATGGTCTAAAAATTCTAAAACCAAGACGCAGATGA
- a CDS encoding DUF916 and DUF3324 domain-containing protein has translation MKKTSTYRKNKIQQVGIVLLVMIVSLMAPMLVGAEEGTLNFYVTPEFSENQKSGNDRYFQLNLAPDTTEKLTLKLQNANAEAKKIKITPHTAYTNVMGVVEYGQDAEEADPTLKHSLAELIEQPEIIELAGNETKTVTLDLNMPKEEFEGLLAGGLRVSEVKEEATEETSNEEGVAIQNDFAYIIGVVVSNKQDAVQPDLELLDVFADQLNYRNVISANLQNFTPTFVNRLEVEATVQKVGEEEILYQASQEQMQMAPNSNFNFPISLEGDRFRSGDYVLKMTARSGEDEWQWERTFTIEADEARALNRADVMVDTSINWWMIGSIMLLVLLLGIILYLIHKRKKEQPNKSNEKE, from the coding sequence ATGAAAAAGACAAGTACATATCGAAAAAATAAAATCCAACAAGTGGGGATCGTATTACTCGTCATGATTGTCAGCCTGATGGCTCCCATGTTGGTTGGAGCGGAAGAAGGAACGTTGAATTTTTATGTAACGCCTGAGTTCTCAGAAAATCAAAAATCAGGAAATGATCGTTATTTTCAATTGAATCTTGCACCAGACACGACAGAAAAGCTAACGTTGAAACTACAAAACGCAAACGCAGAAGCCAAAAAAATCAAAATCACCCCACATACTGCTTATACCAACGTGATGGGGGTCGTAGAATACGGACAAGATGCGGAAGAAGCAGATCCAACGCTCAAACATTCGTTGGCTGAGTTGATTGAACAACCAGAAATCATTGAGCTTGCTGGAAATGAAACAAAGACCGTTACGCTTGATTTGAACATGCCTAAAGAAGAATTTGAAGGATTGTTAGCTGGTGGATTACGAGTGTCAGAAGTCAAAGAAGAAGCAACAGAAGAAACGAGTAATGAAGAAGGTGTCGCCATCCAAAATGATTTTGCGTATATCATCGGTGTGGTTGTGAGCAACAAACAAGATGCTGTACAACCGGACTTAGAGTTGTTAGATGTTTTTGCTGACCAACTCAACTATCGCAATGTGATCAGTGCGAATCTACAAAACTTCACCCCGACATTCGTGAATCGCTTAGAAGTCGAAGCTACGGTTCAAAAAGTGGGCGAAGAAGAGATTTTATACCAAGCCAGTCAAGAACAGATGCAAATGGCACCCAATTCCAATTTTAATTTCCCGATTTCTTTAGAAGGTGATCGTTTTCGCAGTGGTGACTACGTATTGAAAATGACGGCACGTTCTGGGGAAGACGAATGGCAATGGGAAAGAACCTTTACGATCGAAGCAGATGAAGCACGAGCATTGAATCGTGCGGATGTTATGGTCGATACGAGTATTAATTGGTGGATGATTGGTTCAATCATGTTACTTGTTTTATTGCTTGGAATAATTCTTTACCTAATCCATAAAAGAAAAAAAGAGCAACCGAATAAGAGTAATGAGAAGGAGTGA
- a CDS encoding ArsR/SmtB family transcription factor produces the protein MRETFLALLRDSTPLFTTLQEENRQEIVSLLVEKGGLSVTEITEEMSISRPAISHHLKLLLQAGIVYVEKRGKERIYYLDVACIKRNLKGFMQLLEKI, from the coding sequence ATGCGAGAAACATTTTTAGCGTTATTACGCGATTCCACGCCCCTATTTACGACATTACAAGAAGAAAATCGTCAAGAAATCGTCAGTTTACTAGTAGAAAAAGGTGGTTTAAGTGTGACAGAAATCACAGAAGAAATGTCTATTTCTCGCCCCGCTATTTCTCATCATTTAAAATTGCTTTTACAAGCAGGGATTGTGTATGTCGAAAAACGTGGCAAAGAGCGGATCTATTATTTAGATGTTGCTTGTATCAAACGTAATTTGAAAGGATTTATGCAACTATTAGAAAAAATATAA
- a CDS encoding aldehyde dehydrogenase family protein: MINQLLQNQQHFFETGKTKSIDFRLAQLIKLKQAMQEIEIELTQALFKDLRKPAHEAYVTEIGVVYQSISEMIKKLKKYAKRKNVHTPIYMWGKSYLEYEPYGQVLIIAPFNYPFHLAIEPLIGAIAAGNTVILKPSELAPNVAKVLTKLIHSTFDKTYIASVEGGVDVTTELLAQRFDYIFFTGSVPVGKIVMQAAAKNLTPVTLELGGKSPVIVDDTANLKVAAKRIVWGKLQNNGQTCIAPDYVLVSRKRKKALIKEMIIATKEFYGSDIRNNTDYGRIINDRHFIRLQQMLEADHSFVVFGGETDREDLYIEPTILDLPSHDAATMQEEIFGPILPILTFDTIDDAISQVKQYEKPLALYLFTTSNRKKEQLMTAISSGNVTVNDVLKHIANPHLPFGGVGESGIGGYHGKYSFLTFSHQKGVYENRLTFNVPGLFPPYSNRSLKLLKKILK, encoded by the coding sequence ATGATCAACCAACTTTTACAGAATCAACAACATTTTTTTGAAACAGGAAAAACAAAATCAATCGACTTTCGATTAGCCCAATTAATCAAACTGAAACAGGCGATGCAAGAAATAGAGATTGAATTGACACAAGCATTATTCAAAGATTTGCGAAAACCAGCACACGAAGCATATGTCACTGAAATTGGTGTTGTCTATCAAAGTATTTCTGAGATGATCAAAAAATTAAAGAAATACGCTAAGCGAAAAAACGTTCATACACCGATTTATATGTGGGGGAAAAGTTATCTTGAGTATGAACCTTATGGACAAGTGTTGATCATTGCTCCTTTCAATTACCCATTTCATTTAGCTATTGAACCACTGATTGGGGCAATTGCGGCAGGGAATACGGTGATTTTAAAGCCAAGCGAATTAGCACCAAATGTGGCTAAAGTTCTGACAAAATTGATTCATTCAACTTTTGACAAAACATACATTGCCTCGGTCGAAGGCGGTGTGGACGTAACGACTGAATTACTCGCACAAAGATTCGATTATATCTTCTTTACTGGCAGTGTCCCAGTAGGAAAAATCGTAATGCAAGCTGCCGCAAAGAATTTGACACCCGTCACTTTAGAATTAGGTGGCAAGAGTCCCGTGATCGTCGATGATACTGCTAATTTAAAAGTGGCAGCAAAGCGCATCGTTTGGGGAAAATTGCAGAACAACGGACAAACTTGTATTGCGCCAGATTATGTTTTAGTGTCCCGTAAACGAAAAAAAGCATTGATCAAAGAAATGATTATTGCCACGAAAGAATTTTATGGTTCTGATATCCGAAATAACACAGACTATGGCAGGATCATCAATGATCGCCATTTTATCCGATTGCAACAGATGTTAGAAGCTGACCACTCCTTTGTCGTATTTGGCGGTGAAACAGATCGGGAAGATTTATATATTGAACCCACAATTTTGGATTTACCTAGTCATGATGCCGCAACCATGCAAGAAGAAATCTTTGGGCCGATCTTACCAATCTTGACTTTTGATACCATCGATGATGCGATTTCTCAAGTTAAACAGTATGAAAAACCTTTAGCACTATATCTATTTACAACATCGAATCGGAAAAAAGAACAGCTCATGACCGCTATTTCATCAGGAAATGTGACGGTCAATGATGTTCTGAAACATATTGCCAATCCTCATTTACCTTTCGGTGGTGTAGGAGAATCTGGTATCGGTGGCTATCACGGAAAATATAGTTTTCTTACCTTTTCTCATCAAAAAGGAGTCTATGAAAATCGTTTAACCTTCAATGTTCCTGGATTATTCCCACCTTATTCAAATCGATCGTTGAAACTTTTAAAAAAAATACTGAAATAA
- a CDS encoding helix-turn-helix domain-containing protein gives MRELQLKFITNTITERWMRILNVIEQQNMFTIVGLSQQLGVSKRTILKDVSELKNYFEESAIFESNTTGYFFKEKNRRLYHEDKEALLQSEIWFEIISDIFYGELVSVGELADRYNYSESTMLRSVAQIKEVLKEYQLSLSLKPVDLVGKEGNIRKFFL, from the coding sequence ATGCGAGAGTTACAGTTAAAATTTATTACAAATACGATTACAGAAAGGTGGATGCGGATTTTAAATGTGATCGAACAACAGAATATGTTTACGATTGTCGGATTGTCACAACAACTTGGTGTTTCTAAGCGTACGATCCTAAAAGATGTCAGTGAACTGAAAAATTACTTTGAAGAGAGTGCGATTTTTGAGTCAAATACCACTGGCTATTTTTTTAAAGAAAAAAATCGACGACTGTATCATGAAGACAAAGAAGCATTGTTACAATCGGAGATTTGGTTTGAAATTATCAGTGACATTTTTTATGGAGAGCTAGTATCTGTCGGAGAATTAGCTGATCGCTATAATTATTCAGAAAGTACGATGCTACGATCAGTCGCTCAAATCAAAGAGGTTTTAAAAGAATATCAGCTTTCACTTAGCTTAAAACCAGTGGACCTTGTGGGAAAAGAAGGAAATATCCGCAAGTTTTTTTTATGA